Genomic DNA from Niallia circulans:
AACAGGGCAACCAGCAATAACACAAAATCTGCTGTTCGGAAGGAAATAGATGGCTATATAAATGGGAAAGAAGCATCTATTGTAACAGATAAAGGGATTTTCCTTAATATAGACAGTATCAATAAAGGAATCCGAAAACGTCTTCCAGAAAAAACAATTGATATAAATAAGCGGGACATTATTAGCAAAGCAAATCGGTCCAATAATTTCTAAAAAAATATTGGCATGCATGCAAAACCCAAATTATTATGCAGAATTTTTAGTAGGAAATTCGCGTAATAGTTTGGGTTCTTTATTTTGCTGATTTTTAAATCTATTTACGATAGAAAATCTTTGGGGATATGTCTGGTATCCGCATAAGTAAACGAACTTTGATAACCAAAATGAACAAATTTGTCTGATGAAAATGGATTGTTCTATCCATGTGTAATGATAGTTAACTCCTTAAATTGTTCTTAATTAATAACGATTTAATCGTTTTAAAGAGTTTTTTATAGAAATTCGTTCGATATAATGAAAAAATACAAAGATTTTCCTTTCATTAATGATGATGTTGCTTTATAATGAAGTAAATATTCGTTATAAAGAACGTGTGGAACATACATAGTGGAGGGGAAAATGGTGAAGGTACTTGTGACTGGGGGAGCCAGTAATAGCATGGCAGTTAAGCTAGTAGAAAAGCTAACAGCGAATGGAATGAAGGTAGTGCTGGCAGATAATTGTGAATGGGATTTCGATATAAATCTTAAAGGAATGGCTAGCTATTATAAAACGGATCTGGACAAAAGAGAGCTTGCTACCATTTTTAAACAGGAAGACATAGATATTGTTTTGCATCTAAAACAGGAGCTTATTACCTCTAATGCTATGAAGGATTCATTTGATCAGTCAGAAGTGAATATTGCTACAACGATAAATGTACTGGAGGCATGTGCCGACGCTAAAGTAAAAAAGGTGATTTTTCCAAGTGCTATATCTGTTTATGGAAATCAAACCGAAGAGGCAGTTGAAGATACCTTTTTAGATCCAGCCCTTTTTGAAGGCTTATCGAAAAAGATGGAAGAGAAGTATGTCATGCACTATCATAAGCTATATTCTTTACCATATACCATTTTAAGATTTGCAGATATATATGGCATCCAAAATAAAGGATTCATTACAGCCAATTTGGAAAGAGCGTTAGATGGACAGGCTCCTGTTATTTATGGCGATGGAAAACAGCTTCGGAACTTTATTTATATTGATGATGCCGTTGATGCTATTTTAGCTTCCTTGACAAAGGGAGATAATGAAATAATCAATATTGCCTCACAGCGTATGTACAGTTTCCAAGAAGCAGCAGAAATGATTGGAGAGCAGGTAAATCTGCATCCGATTTATAAGGATTCACAAGACGAATCTGCTTCCTCTTGTTCTGTATCTGTTGCAAAGGCAAAGAATTTTTTAGGTTGGAAAGCAAATATATCATTGCGTGAGGGGCTTGCAAAGGCAATGCAGCAATTAAGCGTCAAAAAGCTTTCTAACTAGTTTATTTTTCTATTTTGGAATTTTGCAAGCATGATTTTAGAGATTATGGTGAGACTAATAGGGAATTTAAGTTTTTCTAGTAAGCTGAAGAGGTGGTTCATAATGAAAACCAGATTCCTTTTATTGTTCTCTATTCTTCTTATCATTCTATTATCTGCGTCCCCGGCCTGGGAGAATGAAGTCAATGCACAATCTCCGAAGAAGTTCGCTGTTCTGCTCCAAAGAGTATATTTAGATGGAGAAGTAAGTGAAGAGTGTATAGAGGAAACGATATGGTCGATGGAAGATTTCTGGTCCAAATATGAGAACTGGCAACTGGTGAATATGGATAGTCACCAATTTGTCTTTAAGCAGGAAATGGATGATATTTCGCCATTACTTAAAGCAAATGGCTATTTCGGAGTCTCAGATGAAGGCATTTTAGGTGTTTACAACGGTAAACCGAATAAGTCGAACATAATCCAATCCTTTTTCCAAATCGACTTAGAGAAGCTGGAATCCACGCAGCAAAAAAGTTTGCAAAACGGTATTCCAATCAAAAACAAGAATCGTTATGTCGAAGTTCTCGAGACATTTAAAAGTCTCGATACCAATAATCTAGCGAATTGATGCCTCAAGTCACTTTTCAGGCAATTGAAAAGAATAGCGATTTTTCAATTGCCTGAGCCAAATATCCTTGTTGTTAAAACCATTGAAGTCGAAAATGGTTTTTTATTATGTTCTTTTTTCTTAATTTTTAGAAAATATCTTATATGGTAGTTTTTCTTTATTATATGCTAAAATAGTCTTTATAGCTTTTATAAGGGAGCGAACAGGATTTGTACGAATATATTAAAGGGAAAATAGAATATATTGGACCTGAATACATAGTGGTTGAAAATAATGACATCGGTTATCAGATAAAAACACCGAATCCTTTCTCTTTCTCATCAATGGCAAAGCAGAATATTATTGTTTATACGTATCATTATGTAAGAGAAGATATGATAAGCTTATACGGTTTCCGCTCACAGGATGAAAAGACTTTATTTACAAAGCTGCTTAATGTATCGGGAATTGGGCCGAAGGGAGCGCTTGCTATTTTGGCTTCAGGTGAGCCGGATCAAGTGATTTCTGCCATTGAAAATGAGGATGAAGCATTTTTAGTGAAATTCCCTGGCGTCGGCAAAAAGACTGCAAGGCAAATGATTCTCGACTTGAAAGGAAAGCTGTCAGACATTATGCCAGATTTCTTTCCCGATTTATTCAATGTGGATGAAGTGGAACAGAAAAAAGCTGGTGCCACACAATTGGATGAAGCACTTCTAGCATTAACTGCACTTGGTTACTCGGATAGAGAGGTAAAGAAGGTCGTGCCGCAGCTGAAGAAGGAACAGCTTACGACAGACGAGTACATAAAGCTTGCGTTAAAGCTGCTTCTCAAATAAAAAAAGGTATCTTTTAAGGAGAGGAGTGGATTATGTTGGATGACCGCATCGTATCTGGAGAAGCCGACTCATTGGAAGTTTCCTTCGAGCAGAGTTTGCGTCCCCTTCGATTAAAAGAGTATATCGGCCAGGATAAAGTGAAAGATAATCTGGAAGTGTTCATAGAAGCGGCAAAATTTAGGGAAGAAGCCCTTGACCATGTCCTGTTGTATGGACCTCCAGGATTAGGGAAAACAACCTTGGCGACGATTATTGCAAATGAAATGGGCGTTAATATCAGGACGACTGCCGGGCCGGCAATTGAAAGGCCAGGTGATTTGGCTGCCATCCTCACTGCATTGGAGCCTGGAGATGTTCTTTTTATTGATGAGATCCACAGACTTCCCCGTTCTATTGAGGAAGTACTTTACCCTGCAATGGAAGACTATTGCTTGGATATTGTGATTGGCAAGGGTCCAAGTGCAAGGTCTGTCCGTCTTGATTTGCCGCCATTTACATTAGTTGGAGCGACAACAAGAGCCGGTTCTGTGTCTGCACCGCTTAGAGACCGATTCGGTGTCTTGAGCAGGCTGGAGTATTATAATGAAAACCAGTTAACAAATATTGTGGTCCGCACGGCCCAAGTACTTAACGTCGATATCGAGGACGGCGCAGCGTTGGAAATTGCCAGAAGATCAAGAGGGACACCAAGGATTGCGAACCGTTTGCTGAGAAGGGTAAGGGATTTTGCCCAAGTTAAAGGGAATGGTAGCATCACGGATAAACTCGCACATGATTCTCTCGAGCTTTTGCAAGTTGACCGTTTAGGTTTAGACCATATTGACCATAAATTATTAATAGGCATGATTCATAAATTTAGAGGCGGACCTGTTGGATTAGAGACAATTGCTGCAACCATTGGTGAGGAGGCTCATACGATTGAGGATGTTTATGAGCCATATTTACTGCAGATAGGCTTTTTGCAGCGAACACCGCGTGGAAGGATTGTCACTGATTTAGGCTACGAGCATTTAAATATAGAAAAAGAGTTTTAAGGATGCATTAAGGGCAAATTGTTCTGTTATGCTTCCAACTAGAGTATATGAGTTCTTAAAAGAGAGATAAGGTGAATTAAAGTGAAAGTAGATTTATTTGATTTTCATCTGCCTGAAGAGTTGATTGCCCAAGTTCCTTTAAAGGACAGAACAAGCAGCCGGCTTATGGTAGTTGATAAGGAAACAGGCAGTTTGGAGCATCGTACATTCAAGGATATCATTGAATACATTAACCCTGGTGACTGCCTTGTTCTTAATGATACGAGAGTTCTTCCTGCAAGACTGCATGGTGAAAAGGAAGATACTGGTGCACATATTGAGGTGCTTCTGCTTAAGCAGCAGGAAGGCGAGCAATGGGAAACTTTAGTAAAGCCTGCAAAGCGTGTGAAGAAGGGAACAATTATTTCCTTTGGAGCTGGTAAACTGAAGGCAGTATGTAAAGAAGAGCTGGAGCATGGAGGAAGAGTTCTGGAATTCCTGTATGACGGAATTTTTTATGAAATCCTCGATGAGCTTGGCGAAATGCCTCTGCCGCCATACATAAAGGAAACATTGGATGATCAGGACAGATATCAAACTGTTTATGCAAAGGAAAGAGGTTCTGCTGCTGCTCCGACTGCTGGTCTTCATTTTACAGAGGAGCTGCTTGAGGAATTAAAGGCAAAAGGCGTTCATATTGCTTTTATCACATTACATGTTGGCCTTGGTACTTTCCGCCCAGTAAATGTCGATGATATTGATAAGCATGAGATGCATGCTGAATTTTATCAGCTAACTGCTGGCACTGCCAAGTTATTGAACAAGGTGAGAGAAGAAGGCGGCCGTATTTTGTCTGTCGGCACTACATCGACTCGCACATTAGAGACAATTGCCAGTGCAAATGATGGCAAGTTTGTGGAAAGTAACGGCTGGACGAGCATATTTATATATCCTGGTTATGAATTCAAAGGAATTGATGGAATGATAACGAATTTTCATTTGCCGAAATCAACACTTATTATGCTTGTAAGTGCCCTTTCAAGCAGAGAGAACATTCTTCATGCCTATGAAACTGCCGTGCAAGAACGTTACCGGTTCTTTAGCTTTGGAGATGCTATGTTCATCAGATAATACTTTTTCAAAGGCTATTGCATTTTTTTAATAAAGGAGATTTTACATTGACTGCAATACGTTATGAATTAATTAAGACGTGTAAACAAACAGGAGCAAGGCTGGGTATCGTACATACTCCACATGGTTCCTTTGAAACACCTGCGTTTATGCCTGTTGGAACTTTGGCGACAGTGAAAACGATGGCGCCAGAGGATTTAAAAACAATGGGTGCCAATATCATTTTAAGCAACACATATCATTTATGGCTGCGTCCAGGACATGAAATTGTGAAAGAAGCAGGCGGCCTGCATAAGTTCATGAACTGGGATAAGGCTATTTTAACAGATTCAGGCGGCTTCCAAGTCTTCTCATTGAGCGATTTCCGCAAAATTCAAGAAGAAGGTGTGCATTTTAGAAATCACTTGAATGGCGATAAGCTGTTCCTTTCTCCTGAGAAAGCGATGGAAATCCAAAATGCACTTGGTTCAGACATCATGATGGCATTTGATGAATGTCCGCCATATCCGGCAGAATATGACTATATGAAAGCATCTGTTGAGCGTACGTCCAGATGGGCTGAGCGTTGTCTGAAAGCACATGGCAGACCAGAAGATCAAGGTTTGTTTGGTATCATTCAAGGTGGAGAGTACGAAGAGCTTCGTAAGCAAAGTGCAAGAGATCTTGTTTCATTGGATTTCCCAGGCTACGCAGTCGGTGGTCTTTCTGTTGGAGAACCGAAGGATGTTATGAATAGAGTGCTTGAGTTTACAACACCATTAATGCCTGATAATAAGCCTCGTTATTTAATGGGAGTAGGTTCACCGGATTCCCTAATAGATGGTGCTATTAGAGGGATTGATATGTTTGACTGTGTGCTTCCAACACGTATTGCCCGCAATGGTACATGCATGACGAGCGAAGGCAGACTTGTTGTGAAAAACGCGAAATATGCAAGAGATTTCGGACCGCTTGATCCGGAGTGTGATTGCTATACATGTAAAAACTACAGCCGTGCATACATCCGTCATTTAATTAAATGTGATGAAACGTTCGGAATTAGACTTACATCTTACCATAATCTCTATTTTCTGTTAAACTTAATGGAGAACGTCAGACAAGCGATTCGCGAAGATCGATTGGGGGACTTCAAAGAAGAGTTTTTCGAGCGCTACGGTTTTAATAAGCCAAATGCTAAAAACTTTTAAATAGAGGATTTTGAAAGGAGGGGAAATTTATGCAAAACATTATGGGGTTATTACCATTTATTTTAATGTTTGTTCTGTTTTACTTTTTGCTTATCCGTCCGCAGCAAAAGCGTCAAAAAGCGGTTAGGCAAATGCAGAGTGATCTGAAAAAAGGGGACAAGATTGTCACGATTGGCGGACTTCACGCTACTGTCGATGCAATCGACGAAGGCACTATTGTTCTTAAGTCGCCAGACGGCAGCCGTCTGACTTTTGACCGCAATGCTGTTCGTGAAGTTGTTGAATCTTCTTCCAGCACTATTCTGGATAAAGCATAATATAAAAAAGCTGGGAGCAAAATCTGCTGCCAGCTTTTTTGTTTGCGTAATTATGATTTTGATAAGTTAACTCCTAAAATACCGCCCATCATGGCAATCAGAGTATAGCATACATGATAAATGAATTGCTCGAAAGTGAAAACTTGATCCAATCCTAAAAAGCTGAACAAGAACACAATTAAGAAGTAAATCAGACCAGTCAATCCACCAAGAAACCAGCCCTTCTGCTTACCTTTTCCTCCAGAGATGAACCCTCCTGCAAACAAGGCGATAAAGGAAACAGCGGTAATTATGTACTGCAGGGATCCTTCCTGGAGGGAGGTGAATCTTAGCAACATGGAAAAGACAATACTGCTTGTAATAAATAGGGTAAAGATCGCAATCAGGCCGTATAATACGGCACTGCCGACGTTTTTGCTCTCTTCGATCTTAAACCTCTCCTTTCAACCATTTTCTTTAGTAGATCCATAAATAGTTTCATACTAGTACAAGCATATTCGTCAACCTGCCTAAATAGAATCAAGAATTTGTGAATATCCGAATAAAAACATTTTAGATGAGGAAACTAAAATAGTTGTATTATCATGTAAATGCTGTTTGGGAGGGAAGATAATGGAGGAATATATCATCATTTTGCTGAGGACCTTATTGCTTTATGCTATCATTGTTCTCGTTTTTCGGATGATGGGCAAACGGGAGATAGGGGAATTAAGCATTCTTGATCTTGTTGTATATATTATGATTGCAGAAATTGCCGTTGCTGCGATTGAGGATATTAAAACAGAGCTTGTTCCGACTATTTTGCCGATATTTATCCTGCTGCTGATTCAAATTGGTCTGGCAGCCCTGTCCCTAAAAAGTAAAAAAATCCGTGATTTAATTGACGGAAAGCCTACCATCATTATCAACAAAGGCAAAATCGACGAAAAGGCAATGAAAGGCCAGCGCTACAATATGGACGATTTAATGCTGCAGCTTCGGGAAAAGGATGTGCGCAATATTGCCGATGTTGAATTTGCGATATTAGAAACATCAGGTAAGCTGTCTGTGTTTGAAAAGGAACCAGGTAAATCAGGAATTACAATTCCGTTAATAATTGATGGCATCATTCAGGAGACAAGTTTGAAAGAGGTAGAAAAAACGGAAGCATGGTTAAGGCAGGAGCTAAGAAAACAAGGGCATGCGAGACTTGAGAATATCTCCTTTTGCAGCTTTCAAGATGGTAAGTTCTATATTGATTATATAGACGGAAAATGAGGTAGAGCATCACTCTTACCTCATTTTCCTGTTAATATTGGTCCTATCCACGGAATACGCCTTATATCTTCTTTTTTGAGGAGCTTAAATACAAAAAGCAAGATCAAATACAACAGGCTAATAATGATGGTATCAGTGGTTACCATTAATACAAGGCTGTCTGTCCACGCCCATTTTGCTAAAACAGTTCCCGTGTAGCCGACAACAAATATAACGGCAATCATTTTGGCATAGTCTTTCACATAGATAGAAAAGCCAATTGATTTGGTAATTGTCGCGAAGTGGAGCATTGTCACAAGTACAAATCCAACGATTAAAGCAATCGCCACACCATAAATCCCAAACTCTGGTCTGCTCGCAAGAAGCAGGATTACGCCTGTCTTCACAGCAGCGCCAATAAAGCTGTTAATCATAGCAGCTCTTGCTAAATTTAATGCTTGCAGGGCTGCTTGGAGAGGACCTTGGTAGTAATTTAAGATAAAAAAAGGTGCCATTAATAATATGAAGGTAGTTCCTTTCGTGCTTCCATACATGACTGTCATTAACGGTTCAGCTAATACATAAATCACAATGACAGCTAGTCCTCCTGTCATAAAGGTAAATCTTAAAGCCTGTTGCAGTAAATAGTCGATTTTATGCTTCTGTCCACTCGCATTTGCTTCACTTATAGCAGGTACAAGTGAAGTGGAAAGTGATTGTGTAAAAAACGAAGGTAGCATAAGCAATGGCAAGGCGAATCCTGTTAATACCCCATATTGCTTTGTTGCATTAATTGCAGTCAGGCCGGCTAAAGCAAGACTTTGGGCTACAACGATAGGCTCTAGAAACCATGCCACACTTCCAATCATTCTGCTGCCTGTTGTCGGCAAGGCAATTTGCATAAGCTCTTGAAATGTGGTTTTTCCCTTCACCATATACTGCAAAAACTTGTTCCGCAGCGAAAAGCCTTTTTTCCATTTGAAGGAAGTTAGCAAGTAGAGCAGGGAGGCCAATTCTCCAATAACACCAGCAAGCATCGCTCCTGCTGCTGCATATTCAATTCCCATCGGCAAAAATGCCTTTGTGAGGACTGCAATTAAAGTAATGCGGATAACTTGTTCAATTACCTGCGAAACAGCTGCAGGCTTCATTGTTTGCTTCCCTTGAAAATAGCCCCTTAATACAGATGAGACAGCAATGATAGGAATAATTGGTGCAATCGCCATCATCGGTATTAATGTTCTGCTGTCATTAAATAATGTTTCTGCCAAAAACGGAGCAAGCACATATAAAAGCGGTGTAAAAACCAATGCTAGTCCAAGTGTTGTCGACAAAGCCACGACAAGAATGGATTTGACTTTGCGATGGTTTCCTTCCGCATATGCTTCTGCTACATTTTTTGAAATGGCTACAGGCAGTCCAAGCTGCGTGATGGTCACAACTAGAATT
This window encodes:
- a CDS encoding DUF421 domain-containing protein, which produces MEEYIIILLRTLLLYAIIVLVFRMMGKREIGELSILDLVVYIMIAEIAVAAIEDIKTELVPTILPIFILLLIQIGLAALSLKSKKIRDLIDGKPTIIINKGKIDEKAMKGQRYNMDDLMLQLREKDVRNIADVEFAILETSGKLSVFEKEPGKSGITIPLIIDGIIQETSLKEVEKTEAWLRQELRKQGHARLENISFCSFQDGKFYIDYIDGK
- the yajC gene encoding preprotein translocase subunit YajC, giving the protein MQNIMGLLPFILMFVLFYFLLIRPQQKRQKAVRQMQSDLKKGDKIVTIGGLHATVDAIDEGTIVLKSPDGSRLTFDRNAVREVVESSSSTILDKA
- the tgt gene encoding tRNA guanosine(34) transglycosylase Tgt, with amino-acid sequence MTAIRYELIKTCKQTGARLGIVHTPHGSFETPAFMPVGTLATVKTMAPEDLKTMGANIILSNTYHLWLRPGHEIVKEAGGLHKFMNWDKAILTDSGGFQVFSLSDFRKIQEEGVHFRNHLNGDKLFLSPEKAMEIQNALGSDIMMAFDECPPYPAEYDYMKASVERTSRWAERCLKAHGRPEDQGLFGIIQGGEYEELRKQSARDLVSLDFPGYAVGGLSVGEPKDVMNRVLEFTTPLMPDNKPRYLMGVGSPDSLIDGAIRGIDMFDCVLPTRIARNGTCMTSEGRLVVKNAKYARDFGPLDPECDCYTCKNYSRAYIRHLIKCDETFGIRLTSYHNLYFLLNLMENVRQAIREDRLGDFKEEFFERYGFNKPNAKNF
- a CDS encoding NAD-dependent epimerase/dehydratase family protein, giving the protein MVKVLVTGGASNSMAVKLVEKLTANGMKVVLADNCEWDFDINLKGMASYYKTDLDKRELATIFKQEDIDIVLHLKQELITSNAMKDSFDQSEVNIATTINVLEACADAKVKKVIFPSAISVYGNQTEEAVEDTFLDPALFEGLSKKMEEKYVMHYHKLYSLPYTILRFADIYGIQNKGFITANLERALDGQAPVIYGDGKQLRNFIYIDDAVDAILASLTKGDNEIINIASQRMYSFQEAAEMIGEQVNLHPIYKDSQDESASSCSVSVAKAKNFLGWKANISLREGLAKAMQQLSVKKLSN
- a CDS encoding intercompartmental signaling factor BofC, producing MKTRFLLLFSILLIILLSASPAWENEVNAQSPKKFAVLLQRVYLDGEVSEECIEETIWSMEDFWSKYENWQLVNMDSHQFVFKQEMDDISPLLKANGYFGVSDEGILGVYNGKPNKSNIIQSFFQIDLEKLESTQQKSLQNGIPIKNKNRYVEVLETFKSLDTNNLAN
- the spoVB gene encoding stage V sporulation protein B — encoded protein: MSKFLQGTIILLAAGLITRVLGFINRIVIARFIGEDGVGLYMMVYPTLILVVTITQLGLPVAISKNVAEAYAEGNHRKVKSILVVALSTTLGLALVFTPLLYVLAPFLAETLFNDSRTLIPMMAIAPIIPIIAVSSVLRGYFQGKQTMKPAAVSQVIEQVIRITLIAVLTKAFLPMGIEYAAAGAMLAGVIGELASLLYLLTSFKWKKGFSLRNKFLQYMVKGKTTFQELMQIALPTTGSRMIGSVAWFLEPIVVAQSLALAGLTAINATKQYGVLTGFALPLLMLPSFFTQSLSTSLVPAISEANASGQKHKIDYLLQQALRFTFMTGGLAVIVIYVLAEPLMTVMYGSTKGTTFILLMAPFFILNYYQGPLQAALQALNLARAAMINSFIGAAVKTGVILLLASRPEFGIYGVAIALIVGFVLVTMLHFATITKSIGFSIYVKDYAKMIAVIFVVGYTGTVLAKWAWTDSLVLMVTTDTIIISLLYLILLFVFKLLKKEDIRRIPWIGPILTGK
- the queA gene encoding tRNA preQ1(34) S-adenosylmethionine ribosyltransferase-isomerase QueA, giving the protein MKVDLFDFHLPEELIAQVPLKDRTSSRLMVVDKETGSLEHRTFKDIIEYINPGDCLVLNDTRVLPARLHGEKEDTGAHIEVLLLKQQEGEQWETLVKPAKRVKKGTIISFGAGKLKAVCKEELEHGGRVLEFLYDGIFYEILDELGEMPLPPYIKETLDDQDRYQTVYAKERGSAAAPTAGLHFTEELLEELKAKGVHIAFITLHVGLGTFRPVNVDDIDKHEMHAEFYQLTAGTAKLLNKVREEGGRILSVGTTSTRTLETIASANDGKFVESNGWTSIFIYPGYEFKGIDGMITNFHLPKSTLIMLVSALSSRENILHAYETAVQERYRFFSFGDAMFIR
- the ruvA gene encoding Holliday junction branch migration protein RuvA; translated protein: MYEYIKGKIEYIGPEYIVVENNDIGYQIKTPNPFSFSSMAKQNIIVYTYHYVREDMISLYGFRSQDEKTLFTKLLNVSGIGPKGALAILASGEPDQVISAIENEDEAFLVKFPGVGKKTARQMILDLKGKLSDIMPDFFPDLFNVDEVEQKKAGATQLDEALLALTALGYSDREVKKVVPQLKKEQLTTDEYIKLALKLLLK
- the ruvB gene encoding Holliday junction branch migration DNA helicase RuvB, with the translated sequence MDDRIVSGEADSLEVSFEQSLRPLRLKEYIGQDKVKDNLEVFIEAAKFREEALDHVLLYGPPGLGKTTLATIIANEMGVNIRTTAGPAIERPGDLAAILTALEPGDVLFIDEIHRLPRSIEEVLYPAMEDYCLDIVIGKGPSARSVRLDLPPFTLVGATTRAGSVSAPLRDRFGVLSRLEYYNENQLTNIVVRTAQVLNVDIEDGAALEIARRSRGTPRIANRLLRRVRDFAQVKGNGSITDKLAHDSLELLQVDRLGLDHIDHKLLIGMIHKFRGGPVGLETIAATIGEEAHTIEDVYEPYLLQIGFLQRTPRGRIVTDLGYEHLNIEKEF
- a CDS encoding TIGR04086 family membrane protein, translated to MIAIFTLFITSSIVFSMLLRFTSLQEGSLQYIITAVSFIALFAGGFISGGKGKQKGWFLGGLTGLIYFLIVFLFSFLGLDQVFTFEQFIYHVCYTLIAMMGGILGVNLSKS